One Catharus ustulatus isolate bCatUst1 chromosome 16, bCatUst1.pri.v2, whole genome shotgun sequence genomic window, CTGAATTTTGTCAAAACAGGTAAGATTGCCTTGGGAAGGTAATGGTGGAAGAAATTTGGAATTGCCCttttcctggggctgcagcaggcacagatcTCTGACTGCAGCCTGAGTCCCAGAGAGCAAACTGCAGGGTGATTCCGTGAGCTGCTGCTTAGTCTGTCTAAGGCTGGCACAGTGAGCCAGTTTTGATCTGAAAACACATTCTCTGtgtattttgggaaaaaaaaaaaaaaaggctgttgCAGTTGTCATGCAGTCTGGGCCTGAAATGAGCCCTTGCTTAGAGCAAACTGAAATGGTGACACCAAACATGTGGcagatgtgttttttaaaagctgaatttgCACTGATGTTTTCCTGTGGTGTTCACAGGGTGAAACACTTGGAAATCCTCtgtcagtatttattttcatcacTCTTCCAATGgaagaaaaagtgaatttattaaaaTCCTTGAGTAGGAGAAAAGCAGGGATTCTGAGCAGCCTTGGCAGTGAGCAGGGGGAGAGAGGAAATCTGTGTATCTGCCCTTCCCGGGTACTACAAAAACTTTGTGAGGGGTCACTGGGCCATCCAAATAATCCTGGGCTTGTAGAGTAAAAGGAAtttgcagggctggcagcaatCCAGGGAACCTCAAAGGCTGGGAAAGTTGTGCTCTGCTTTTTCAGCACCGCTGTAATTCGGAAACAAGTTGTTTACTTTGGGAATTCTTGTCCGAGCTCGGTGCCAGAAACATGAAAATGGAGGTGGCTGCTGAGAGCTTGGAGCTGATgtacaaatcacagaatcccagcatggtttggaagggaccttaaaaaccTTGAAACACCTCCCactagcccaggctgctccaagccccatccagcctggccttggacacttaGAGAAATCCAGgagctcctctgggaatcctccccaccctcccagggaaggatttcatCCCAGTATCAGATGTAAACTCACTCTCTGCAGTGAAGGAGCACAGAGAGCCtgcaaaattgcattttaaaaaatcaaatcagtGATGTGGATGTCGTGGTTGGGGCTTTTGTAGGTGACCAGATTGGGAAGCTCTGAGTGCAGTCAGGGAGCTGTTGGGCAGTGAGGGGTTGGAGCCATTGGCTGGTTCAAGGGAGCAGACTCTGCTTTGCTGGAGGACAGACCAgtttctccatttccccctcttctccttctttttctcaCTTTGCAAATAttcaaagtgcttttttttttcccttttttaatctttaaaaccttaGTAGCCCAAAACAGCCTTACTGTCCAACTTGACCAAAAAGAAAAGCGTTAAAtatcttgtaaaaaaaaaattaaaaatgaacatatataattttcccccaaaacaccTTGCACAGGGCGTTTTGAGGATGGGGAGTGTTGTTTGGCAGGGTGAGATGATTCCACACCCCTCTGTTGATGGCAgtgcctctctctctctctctctcccttctctcccccgCAGGCGCCGCTACCACAGCGACTCCAATCAACCCCTTCCAGGTGAACCAGCCTCAGCCACTGACCCTGAACCAGATGAGAGCCAGCCCcgtgctggggagcagcccctcGTTCAGCGCCGTGCCCCCGCTGAGCATGGAGCCCATACCTCTGTCTTCCATGGCCCCCGTGCCCGTGGGCatggccccgctgccccccatGGGCACCATCAGGATGGGCCAGGGGCTGAGCATTGCAGGATCAATGCCCCAAGCTCTGCACAGTACAGGAATGCCGCCTGCAGCCTCCCAGGCTGCAAATACAACTAACCCTTTCCTCCTATAAAGACCCAATTAAAGGaacttttcttttcctagtGTTTCCAGGCTGAAGTCTTTCCAGCGAAACGAACGTGGCCTGTGTGGACTGAACGGTGTGTGAGAGACTTGGAAGTAGATTTGCAGTTTACAGTAATGATCTTTGAAGAGTTGTCTCTACTTACCAGTTAATCTAAATCTAGTCTTTGCTACAGATGGTACCTTACTTTGGCTTGTTGAGCATCATGTGAAATGTTCAGACTTTTCACCAAAGTTAGATCCTGCCCATTTTTTGTTACTTTGGTAATCATTTCAAACACACTTTCTAGGGAGAGAAGCGGTGGAAAAACTCCCTTGGCTATTTTGTAGATGTCAGATCATGTGCTGGATTCCTGAATTTACTCTTCCCCTGCATCTGTCACTTCCTCTGCCCGTAAGATAGCCCTGAGATTCCGAGTGCTAGTGAATGTTTTGCACATAACTACACACAGTTCTAGACTGTTGGTTCACCCATAGTCCTTACTCTTAGAAGAGACCCAGGGGGGCTTGGTTTTTATGCATTAAACATTGCAAACTCGCACTGCTTTGGTATCTCTGAGGTGTGACTGCcaacagcaaggaaaacacCACAAACCCCAGACAAACACCCAAGACCATGCTCGAGTCGTGCTGTCGTGTGCAGTGTTGAATTCCTACACTACTCTAAGGACTCCTGGAACTCTCTGTGAGTGGCTGCACTCGTGCTGAGTGAgtgtcctgctctgtgcttgtcCAGTACCAGCTTCGTTTGGAAGTTTTTTCAtgtgtattttgtttttatttgactTACAATGtgagctgaaaggaaaaaaaaaaatggaaaaaaccaagaaaaggagaaaaaaaaaaagaaatacagtggGACAACTTTGGATTCAGTTTCACCGGGGCAAGCTTTAAAACTAATTCAGGCTTAACCTTGCTATATGCAGTTACTCTTGTATACTTTTGCACATATTTTGTTTAGTACAGTTTCATATTTTGAGTTTGCAGAGTTACCTAATAGTcctttttttgctaatttttatAATGTGGTTCTTATTTAACTGTCTGGTTTTGATAGATTTATCAAGTCTGGCTGAAAAATTAAGATATTGGCAAATGtcatttttatggttttaatgCCCTCTTATTTATGGTTTTCGCTCTTTGTTTCTGTAAAGAGAGTTTAAAAGGGAAGATTAacactaaaatatttacttttaaatgaaGTATTCATAATGCAAATCAAAAGCAAATCCTCGTGACTAATTATTTTTAGATGGATTGAATTTGAGCATAACATGATTTAAGactacattaaaaagaaaaaacactaaAGTCGCCTTTCCCTTGATTTGTTCCTGTTTCCCAACCCCCAGACTGGACAGACTTTTAGCCTTGATGAAGATCCCAAGAGAGgctctttggttttcttttccttgtaaaacTTGTGGAGCTGTTAAAAATCCTGATTGATTGTTCCATTTTATCCACTGATTTTTCCTGTTGGAAGGTGCACCCTGTAGGATCACTGCTTCCATGTCCAGCCCTCCCCTGGGAGCTGAATTATCcctttttaatgaattttcatGGACTCTTCACCATGCTCAGGAGTTCTGCTGgagcccaaatcccagcagggctgagctctgctctcccaaaaATCCATGGAAAGGGAATTTTCCTGCCTGCTGGGCACCTCTGGACTGACTTGGTGGCCTTTCCTTCATTTAAGAGGGGGAGAACAGAATTTGCCAGAGTTTTGTTGTGGTGGGGCCAGAGAGGGGCTGGATCCCATGGAAGGAGTGGGATCCATGTGGGAAGGGGAGGCTCAAGGATGATCAGACAGATTCAGGGACAcaagcccagcctggagctgtgcagaacACTCAGTGTGTGAATTCCTGTGCAGATGTTGGAACCTCTGGAACTGGCAAGGAGGATTCCCAATCCTTGTTTGTatagaggagggaagaggattGCTGCCCACACCCAGCctgcctttaaaaacaaaaccaaaccccattCCTGTTGCCtttcagagcaaggaaaaagagtttttctgttgttgttgaaGTTATTGAGAagtgcagagcaggaagggTGTGATTCTTGTGATGGGAGGGAAGTTTCCAGCTGATCTGTGACAAGATTCCCCCAGGGTTCTTTTCCCACTTGGATTTGATCAAGGTCACTCGAGGTGTTTGTCCCTCAGTCTGTCCAGCCCAGAGTCCTGGGTTTAGAGTAAAGATGAGGTTGATAAGAAATATTGAAAGTGCTGAAACAAtctgcagcaccaggaattGCTGAAGCTCTGCCTCTGGGAGGGAGCCCTGGCTTAATGAAGCTGTTGAATGGCAAATTGTTGCTTTTCCTCCCACCCCAGAACTTTATCCCTTTTCTATTAAACAGAGACATTTATGGCTCAGCAAACCCCCAGGAGGCTCCCTGAGGATTTCTGGAGCTGGAAATCTTTAGGCTGAGACTAACCAAGCTcagatcccagcctggcacagggtttgtggcaggagctgagtttaggaggagaaggagctggttTGGTCGATgttgctgggctgggctgtgacccagggggtgacacaggggggtCACTGTCCTGGGGATGCTCTGAATGGCCCCAGCTCATTCTGTGaggattttcctgctctccaggatagtcctccctccctcctggccCTCCCACATTCCTGGAGGATGTTTGTGTGTCCCCTCACATCCCCTCTGccccatttctccatttttccctcctttttctcaCTTTGCAAATAttcaaagtgcttttttttacctttttttaaaattttaaaaacattaatacCCCAAAATAGCCTTACTGGTCAGATtgaccaaaaagaaaagtgttaaatatcttattaaaaaaaaataaaaattaacacacACTCCTTGGCATAATTCCCCCCAGATAAGCTCAGTTATTTATTCAGTTTGATGCTCTAGAGAAGCTCAGCTCCatggagggagcaggaaggggagCCCTGTGGGTTGTGTGGTTGCAGTTTTTGGGAAGTCCTGTAGCCAAGACAGCTCTGGTTCCCCCTGTGCcccttttctgttcctgtttgAGGTGTGCTCTATGCCTGAATATTGcacaggagaaagaggagaTTGCTTTTCCCCAGCAGAATCTCACACAACTCTTCCTTTCCAAGTGTTCCAATATTTCCCAAACTTCTCAGAATCCCGGGAGCCGGCTGCTTtttctggatttgtgctgaCTATTGCCATTATTTACtgtataaataatttatcatttGTACTATTGTATCATAATGTCTGTATctttgtgtcattttttttttctctccccccccccccaaaaaaaaaaaaagagatgtcaCAGCTGTGATATTTAAATGATGCCATCAGAACAGTGGAAAGACGAGGGGTTTGGAGGTGACTGGTCAGAATTAAAATTGTATTGCTTCTATTCCAGCTGTGTTGCTTTTTCCAAGCTTCTGCGTGGTGTTTGTtaccccattcccaccccagccctgcctggaggaGTTTTGCAGGAAGCTGCTGATGGCTTTGGGGTGAGCTGCTGGAAGGTTTGTGGCAGGAGGGATGCTGTGGATTccttggatgcagcccaggacaggctgctctggctgggagagaggagggttTCTGTGGCTCACTGAAATCAGGCTCAGCTGAGCCCTTACTGACtcaataaaaatgaagatttgtTGTGGTGCAGGTGACTGAATTCCTTCTTTAAACCCCTGGAACAGGAGCAGCCCCACGGAGGGAGCTCGGAGCGGTGCCTTGCTGGATTTGTgatttccaggcaggaattgggGGAAGGTGGCTCTGGAAggagggctggggagctgggacagaACCTGGGCACTCCTCACCTCCCATTTCTGTAACTCAGCCTTGGCTCTGTCCCACAGATCCCGTGGCAGGGCTCCTGCTTCCAGCTTGGAAGTGATTCAGGCTTCTAATTCTGGCTGCTTTAATTGAAGGGCACTTCATTAGCaggcagcagcaagagctgcctCTCCAGAGCCCCTCCAGCTTCCCTGTGCACTTTGCTGCCAATCAGGCTGATCACTAATCAATGATCACTAATTAATGCTGGAGCTGTGGTGGGGCTGGAGATGTGActgtgggaaaagcagctttggGGAGAAAAGTCTCTGGTTTGGTTtcagctgggggtgctgggggaagcTGCTGCCCCCAAAAATGCTCCAGAttccctggaggagctgtgggagtgtccagggccaggctggacagggcttggagcaccctggggcaggggaaggggttGAGgttgggactggatgggcttcaaggtccctcccaacccaaaccattcctggGAGTCTGATTCTCCTCCTGCCTTTTCGAATTGCACATTTTAAGTTAAATCCTCTTGCTGTATGGAAGATGTGGGAATAGCTCAGACTGGAAGCTGACCCTGATCTATTCCACAGGGTTCTGGTGGGTTCTGAACGATTCTAGAGGATTGTTCAGGGTTCTGGAGGATTATTCAgggttctggaaggttctggagggTTCTGGTGGCTGTGTGAGCCAGGGGAgcctgagctgtcccagccGTGGCTGAGGTTTTGCTgaccttgcagagctgctcccccatcccacatttcctcttcctttcctgttctgcagaggaaaaggattCTGGATAAGGATTTATCTTTTGGCTTCCCCTCGCCCACGCTGCCGTTGTGAAGATTTTGCTGAGGTTTGAgttgctctgtgctgggctgagggtgcagctctgcagcttctgctgcttttcatggAACTgtgagggaagggctgggccACCCATCCACCCTAAACCCTCCTGATCCCACCCTGAACCCTCCTCTGATCCCACCCATCCACCCTGAACCCTCCTGATCCCACCCATCCTCTTCCAACCCTCCTGGAATTCTGCCCAGAATTGGGGAACCACCTCGAGTAACGCCTGCAATGAAAAACCATCAGACACCTTTGTGTCCTTTCTTTCCCTGGAACCTGTAAAAATCGGGTCTGTGTTCATCCTAAAGGGTTTTTCCTGGCCATGGAATGAAATCCAGGGATTTTCCAAGCTCCAGGGAGCCAATTCTGCTGTGctgaagcagctctggagtCCGTGGGCTgcttggggttgttttgggtgatggtggtgggggtttttttctgcttttttaatatcttcatcaGCAAGTCTGGCACTAAATGGAGTGATGATATTCTCTGAGGTGAATTTGGGTACTTAAATATCCTGGCCTGAATAGGGAGCCAAAAATAGATGccttcagcagcttctgctgctcttccctctgaAGGACGAGGCTGGATCCCtcagatcctgctgggaatgcagctTGTGttattccctccctccctcccgggggctcagccctgctttcCATGCCCCAAAGGAGGAGTTCTGAGGGGTTTGTGCTGTCCTGTGCTCCCCAGTCAGGAgcactgggggctgctgggagctctgagccaggtgggagctgcaggtttgggagtttttggcTCCTGGGTTTGCAAATATCCACGAGTGTCTCAGAACTTGGGGTTTGAGCTCATCCATGTTTTCCTCCCAGAGGATTCCTGAGCTGATGGAAAAACCTCTCAGGGATCCCCTTTGCACCCTGAGGGGGGAattgagaggggacaggggtggggtTGGGGTGGCCTTTGCCCAGCTCTTCACTGGGCTCCTGCTGGGGTTGTGTGGCCTGGAAAGCATCCCAAAGTGTGGCTGCTCCAGATGTGCTGCTTGGACCTTGGGCTGGCTGGTTTGGGGTTCCCAGTGCCCTCAGGGGGAGCTGGGATctgagggacacctggagaTGTCCTGGGGGGCTCTCCAAGGCCACCAGcccatccagctgctgccagccccgagGGGAGAGGCCCAGGGgggttcctgctgctcccccacaTCTGGATGTCCCCAGGAACAGGGGATGCTCCAcgtgccagcccagctctgccactgctcccaccccagctgtcctgtcctgtgACCCCCTGTGGATCCAGGGCCTTTATCCTGAACCTTCAATGGGAGCAAACACCACAAACCTGTCAAGAATTGGAGCTAAACCCCCGATTTTCTTCTTGCTCTGTGCTTGATACTcgatttttttcctttttttttttaaaatttccctttGGAGCATTTCACAGATCTGCTCCCACCCcgacactgctgctggggagaagctgctgtCAGCTTGAATCCATCTCATTTTCAGATGGAAATCACTCCCTGGTGTAAAGCAGCCTCggggcagagctggtggatgctcagaTCCCTGGCTCAGCCCCGGGGGAGtttcccctgctctggggacaaggggcagtgccagggcagccagcacagagcgATTccaaagaagaaagggaaaaaaattcagagttaaTTGTTATTAATCACTTCCAACGTTTTCCTAAAGGTTGGGAACAGCCACgagagggcaggagctgctgctgccgtTCGTGGTTCGGTAGGAAGGGCGGTAAATAGCAATTCCTAAGGATTGCTGaatgattttccttttcctggaagGTTTGATGCCCGAGCTGCTGGGCAGTCCCTGTCCTtggctctctccctccctgggtTAAAGCAGCAAAACTCCCGTGGAGAGAATCCAAAGCttctccaggagagctgcagagacCCCAAACATCTCCCAGGCTCTCCTATGTCAGAACTTGTctccaggaagaattttttccctgccCAACTGGAATTTGGAGGATAATGAGCAATTTCAGGGAGAGATTTCAGgggaaggaagcagagctgcagctgagagcCTCGTGCTGCTCttgtgggattgggaatttcagtgcagggaagggagaatGATTAACCAGGAAAGGAGCAGGGTGTGCCAAGAGGAAATCACCctgagcccctgctgctgcctttttctgggatttggCACTGGTTCCTCTAGGGTTTAACTTCCATGAACAATCAGGGATCCTAAATCCCTTCCTTGTCACTGTTCCCTGTCCATCTTCGTTCAGAGATTGTCCCCAGGTGCCAACGCTCTGCCACACCTGAGGAGCAAAGATTTCAAGCAGGAAATGATAAAGGAAGTAGcaagaaaaaatgggagaagtTTCTGAGGGATATCAAGAGCTGCCCCTTGGATCCAAGGAATGGCACTGGGCTTGGGGAATGCTGATTCCAAAAATCAGCCACAGGAAACTTTGTAAGGAAACTTGCCCAACCCTTGAGGAAGGAAAGTGAAGCTTTTAGATGTGCTCAAGCCATTGAggagccccaaacccccaaaattcaacTAAACCCAGAGAAAATAGGCAAAAAAGCCCAATAATTCAGGTATCAGTGGGATCTGCTTAGAGAGCAGCTCAAATACCTCAAGGTGCCTTTAATCCTGTTTGGTGGAGTTcagcatttttgctttttgttgtttttaaccTCCCCTCTCTGTGTCAGGGGAAGCTGGCTCAGGTTAAACACCCAACAGCTCCTCTGGAACAGGAGGAATTcaggggtttggagcagcaggatgagctggCTGTGAATAAATCCCcgtgggcagcagctctgggctctgccaggctcctggggctgcttgTGCAGCTTTGTTGCAGTTGGAAtttgggcaggagctgctccaggggaaattgggggtttggggtttgcctCCCAAGCCTTTCAAGCACAGATATTtatcctgctgctggagctgactGCTTCCCAAACTCctgacaaagaaacaaaattcctCAAGTCTGCTCTGAGCCAACAGGAAATGCTTCTGAATTTGGATTCCAATGTGATTCGGTTCAGAGATTACAAATTACCAAAACAACTCCCCTGGAAGTGTGGAGTCAACAAAAACAAGGCAGGAGATGAAAAATGATCCCTAAAAAcgtttggaaaaatatttctatgttgtataaaagctgctgctgctcccagcaatGTTCCAGTGACCACttcatgttttcagaaattaaatttattccATCCCACAGTGTGTAAGAACAATCCATCCTGGGAGTCTGGGTGAGCTGTGTCTTGGAGGATTTGTGGTTCATCCCCGGGATTTCTACACTTGGAAGTCTTGGGAGTTCCCTTTTGGGGAGGTGCTGTTCTCCTGGGATTTGTTACATGCCCAAAATTCAATTGGAAAATGACTCAGCAATTAATCACTGCATTGAAACACTTCTCTTCATCTTCCACCTTTAAGTCTAGCAGAGCTTGGATGATTTAGAGCTTAAAAACATCCTGGcacaaatatataaatttatcaGCAGAAAGACAAAGGAATCTATTGATACAACAGAGTTTATTCAGCCTAAAAGAGTTAAAAGGGGGGTGCATTTCACAGAACTATTTTTGGGAGGTGCAATAATTTCAATTCCTCATTTGCaagacaaatacaaaaaaaaaatcactaaaaaaaaactGGGCTGGGAAAGTTTTAACTGCAGGGAAACTGCTACAGCTCGAAACTTTAATGTCATTGATTAGTGTCATTAATTCTATAAAAAAGTGTGCAAAAGGctgctataaaaatattttcttacaggCCATGCTCTGAGACAGCCTGACCCCTACAAACACTGAATGTTATAAATTCCCACAATACTTCACCCTTACTGAGAGCTTGGTAttttcccaaatcctcctgggCTGGTGTTGTTTGGGATGATTGAGTTGAAGcagctcctcctttccccagaaGGAGCTTTGGGCAGGTCCTGGGCAGTTCAGAAGCTGTGGAACCCCTGTGGGCCAGGCCCCTGGGCAGAGCCCACGTCATAGCCCAGCTTGTGCAGATCCTTGGTCATCACGTTGAAGCAAACGGTCACAAAGCCCTGGGAGCGCACCCTGGTCActggcaggggagcaggggatgagTTTGGTTAAAGGAAGGGTTGGGATGGGTTGTGGAGCTGTTTTTGGAGCTGCCAGGACTcaccttccctcccctctccctgcgcCACCACCTTGGGGTCGGTGAACTCCGGGCGTCTCCCCGTGAaccagctgggaggagaaaacaccaaaatcagGGACTGGGGGCTGAGATTGATCCAGGCCATGAGAGAAACATCAGTGAGACCCTCAAACCTGCTTCTTTTTATTGATCTGCTTCACTCAAAGGTAAGTTTggccttcaggaaaaaaaaatgcaactggTTACATACAGATTTTGTTTAatccagttgtttttttttttcctgagctatAAGAATCTTTCTGTGGCAAAGATGTGGTTGAAAAATTCCTCTTGATCATCCAGAGAACCACAGAGGCCTGGAGATCTcgaatttctttaaaaattgtagAATGGGAAttgttttttcatgtgttttgctCTTCCTGTGGCTGTCCTTCCAAAACAGCCCCAAGAAGATTCAGGCACTAATTAAGTGCAGTCAGCAGGTAATTAACATGTATTAATACATTAATTAATACATTATTATGTATTAACATAacatattaattaaattataatttacacattataaaaatttaattatatattatattaattgttataaatattaattaattattgttAATATGTTtacaaaagcttttcaaaagaCCCAGAcacctgaaaatgaaatttttacctacaaaacacaaaactggTTCTGGCACACCACTGAGTGGCTGCAAATTCCTTTGTGGCTAAGGACAGGAGGGAAATTCATTCCTCAGTGAATTAAAGTGATGAATTCTTACCttgtgagctgctgcagcctcgAGGTGGACTCTGGGACGAACATAGCAATGGTTCTTTTGTGCCTGGAACAAAGAGGAGCCCCCCAGAACCTCAGGGATGAATAAAAAACAGGAGTTTTATATTTATGAAGGCAAAGAATTCCATCCTtcacacagaaaggaaacaggGACAGGATCTCCCTCCATTCCCAGTGGTGGGAATGAGAATTTATTGTGTGAGGAACTGAGCTTcatatttgggtttttcccaGGCCAGTTTGGGTTTTACAGGATTACCAAAACCTCTTTGATTATGAAAGAGAACTGCTAGAAAATTTTTGTGAACTGACACGatgaggagatttttgggagcttttttctttctgcaacaAGAGAATAACTGGCCAAGGATGTGTGTGAGCCCTGCAGGTCAGGCTGGCACTCACCTGCCCGGCACGAAGGGCACGTGGACAGCTCCATAACCTCTGACCACATCATGGCCAAAGAAGTCAGGCCCATAAACACTGAGCACAATCTGTGGCCCTGCAAGGAAAGGGGGGTCAGAGGGGCtttggcagcagggcaggacccTCCCCCCAGCACTCACAGCCAAAAGGGTTGGTGCTCTTGAAGGTGATGTCGATGGGCAAGTTCCAGACCAGCGTGGTGGGCAAGACGCTGCTCTTGGAGGTGATCTGGGAGATTCCTTCCTCCAGACCCTGCAGGGAATGTGGggtgagcctggggctgggctgagcctggggacagggtggggacagggtggggacaggggctgtACCGCCGTGGGGACCCAGTCCTGGCCGTAGACAAAGGAGAACTTGCAGTAGAGATCATCAAATCCTGGGAACTGTGggggagagacagagacaggGTTAACTGGGAGTTAACTGGGAATTCACTGAGAATTcactgggaatttctgggggTGAGGATCTGCCCGAGTCAGGGGGATaagggcagcctgtgccagcgAGACTGGGACAGATGGGCTGGGTttggagggctgggatggatgggTTCAAAGGCTGAgattgggatgggtttggggaatgagactgggatgggtttggggaatGAgattgggatgggtttggggaatGAGACTGGGATGGGTTAAAAGGCTGAcattgggatgggtttggggaatgaggctgggatgggtttgggggatgAGGCTGGGATGGGTTAAAAGGCTGAAGCTGAGGTGGATTAGGGGGATGAGGCCAGACTGAGTTCAGGAGGGACTAAAGCAGGGTTGGGTTAAGGGGAATGAAGGCAGGCAGCGTTATGGGAGGCTGAGGCTGGGATGGGTTAAGGGGGATGAAGCGTGAGGCTGAGGGTGTGCAGGGTTAAGGGGGATGAGGACAGGTTTGGTTTAGAAGCTGAGGATGTGCAGGGTTGAGGGAGATGAGGACAGGTTTGGTTTATGGCTGAGGGTGTGCAGGGTTGAGGGGATGAGGACAGGTTGGGTTTATGGCTGAGGGTGTGCACGGTTAAGGGAGATGAGGACAGGTTTGGTTTATGGCTGAGGGTGTGCAGGGTTAAGGGGATGAGGACGGGTCGGGTTTAGGGGCTGAGGCCGGCCAGGCTCAGACAGGACAGCTCTCATCCCGCTCTCGATCGCAGCACCGAGACCAAACCGGGCCCGGGCGATGCCCCCACCCCTCCGTGCTGTCCCGCTGTGTTTGTCGCGGTGTCCCCGCGCCCCCCGCACCTCGCCGCTCTCGATCTCGCCGCTCACGGCCAGCAGGAACACGCTGGGCGCCGCCATGGCGGCCGCGCCGGTTGCCGTGGCGACGGACGGGGCGGCGCAGCGGACAAACTGCCTCGGCTCCGCGCTTCGCTTCGCGGCTCAATTGCTCCAAAATCGcccaaaatcgccccaaaatcgCCCAAAACGCGGTCACCCCATCCACGGCATCCCCGGTACCCCCAGCACGGGGGTTCCCGGGCAGATCCTCCCCGCTCCCCTCAGCCGCTGAgcccgcccggcgctgccccgttATCCTCGCACCGCCACGTGCCCAGAactttattaattaatattattatttaatatcaGCCTAAAGCAACCTCAACCGCAGACTCGGCGTG contains:
- the B9D1 gene encoding B9 domain-containing protein 1 produces the protein MAAPSVFLLAVSGEIESGEFPGFDDLYCKFSFVYGQDWVPTAGLEEGISQITSKSSVLPTTLVWNLPIDITFKSTNPFGWPQIVLSVYGPDFFGHDVVRGYGAVHVPFVPGRHKRTIAMFVPESTSRLQQLTSWFTGRRPEFTDPKVVAQGEGREVTRVRSQGFVTVCFNVMTKDLHKLGYDVGSAQGPGPQGFHSF